One genomic segment of Paraburkholderia aromaticivorans includes these proteins:
- the pcaF gene encoding 3-oxoadipyl-CoA thiolase, with translation MTEAFLCDAIRTPIGRYAGSLSSVRADDLGAVPLKALMERNKNVDWNAIDDVIYGCANQAGEDNRNVARMSLLLAGLPLDVPGSTVNRLCGSGMDAVGIAARAIKSGEAALMVAGGVESMSRAPFVTGKATSAFSRQAEIYDTTIGWRFVNPLMKKLYGVDSMPETGENVATDYNISRADQDAFALRSQQKAARAQRDGTLAQEIVGVTIAQKKGDPVTVSQDEHPRETSLETLAKLKGVVRPDGTVTAGNASGVNDGAAALLLANEETAKRFGLTPRARVLGIATAGVAPRVMGIGPAPATQKLLARLNMTIDQFDVIELNEAFASQGIAVLRALGVADDDARVNPNGGAIALGHPLGMSGARLVTTAMYQLHRTQGRFALCTMCIGVGQGIAIAIERV, from the coding sequence ATGACCGAAGCATTCCTGTGCGACGCGATTCGCACCCCCATCGGCCGCTATGCGGGTTCGCTGTCGTCGGTACGCGCCGACGATCTGGGCGCCGTGCCGCTCAAAGCGCTGATGGAGCGCAACAAAAACGTCGACTGGAACGCGATCGACGACGTGATCTACGGCTGCGCGAACCAGGCCGGTGAAGATAATCGCAACGTCGCGCGCATGTCGCTGCTGCTGGCGGGTTTGCCGCTGGACGTGCCGGGCTCCACCGTGAACCGTCTGTGCGGCTCGGGCATGGACGCGGTCGGCATTGCCGCGCGCGCCATCAAGTCGGGCGAGGCCGCGTTGATGGTGGCGGGCGGTGTCGAAAGCATGAGCCGCGCGCCGTTCGTGACGGGCAAGGCCACCAGCGCATTCTCGCGCCAGGCCGAGATCTACGACACGACGATCGGCTGGCGTTTCGTCAATCCGTTGATGAAGAAACTGTACGGTGTCGATTCGATGCCGGAGACCGGCGAAAACGTCGCGACCGACTACAACATCAGCCGTGCCGATCAGGACGCCTTCGCATTGCGCAGCCAGCAAAAAGCGGCGCGCGCGCAACGCGACGGCACGCTCGCGCAGGAAATCGTCGGCGTGACGATCGCACAGAAGAAGGGCGATCCGGTTACGGTGTCGCAAGACGAGCATCCGCGTGAAACGAGCCTCGAAACGCTCGCCAAACTCAAGGGCGTGGTGCGTCCGGACGGCACGGTCACGGCAGGCAATGCGTCGGGCGTGAACGACGGCGCGGCGGCCCTGCTGCTCGCCAATGAAGAGACCGCCAAACGCTTCGGCCTCACCCCGCGCGCCCGCGTGCTGGGTATCGCGACGGCCGGCGTCGCGCCGCGCGTGATGGGCATCGGCCCGGCGCCCGCCACACAGAAACTGCTGGCGCGCCTGAACATGACCATCGATCAATTCGACGTGATCGAACTGAACGAGGCGTTCGCTTCGCAAGGCATCGCGGTGCTGCGCGCACTCGGCGTGGCCGACGACGACGCCCGCGTGAACCCGAATGGCGGCGCGATCGCGCTCGGCCACCCGCTCGGCATGAGCGGCGCGCGTCTGGTGACCACCGCGATGTATCAGCTGCATCGCACGCAAGGCCGCTTCGCGCTGTGCACGATGTGTATCGGCGTCGGCCAGGGCATTGCGATCGCGATCGAACGGGTGTGA
- a CDS encoding DUF2917 domain-containing protein translates to MDQASPQCMDDDSSRFAYQQDERLPKVVVHFSVMPGATLTWRVEADSTLAVKDARLWLTRVSSPYDHWLDPGQTFQLHRGERIWLSTDGQCAARVSLSCALPSKGGLFRRWLGRLAWLSLGPPAPR, encoded by the coding sequence ATGGATCAGGCAAGCCCGCAGTGCATGGATGACGACTCGAGCCGGTTCGCGTATCAGCAGGACGAGCGTCTGCCGAAGGTGGTGGTGCATTTTTCTGTCATGCCCGGCGCGACGCTGACATGGCGTGTCGAAGCCGATAGCACGCTCGCCGTAAAGGACGCGCGCCTCTGGCTCACACGCGTCAGCTCCCCTTACGATCATTGGCTCGACCCGGGCCAGACATTCCAGCTGCATCGCGGCGAGCGCATATGGCTCAGTACGGATGGTCAATGCGCGGCGCGAGTGTCCTTGAGTTGCGCGCTTCCGTCGAAAGGCGGCCTGTTCAGACGTTGGCTGGGACGGCTCGCATGGTTGAGCCTCGGGCCGCCTGCGCCGCGTTAG
- a CDS encoding LysR family transcriptional regulator, which translates to MEFRQLRYFLAVAEHLHFTDAATHLGIAQPPLSQQILKLEREIGTPLFIRHPRRVELTEAGRLFRERAQRIVEDAREALVEVQNAGRGETGRLSLGFAGSTVFHPAVAMTMQRYRHAYERVTIGCEESNSSLLLDKVAARQLDAALVRMPLNCRDLIVQPLVEEDMLVVLPASHRLNRRRRVNLADLADDSFILFPRPIGPDLYDSIISACREAGFAPSISMESPQISSAANLVAAGFGVAVVPASIRQIQVEGVSYHELQGKPLSTGIALIHRQREKSPTVLNFVRILRQQRSASRTT; encoded by the coding sequence ATGGAATTTCGTCAGTTGCGCTACTTTCTCGCGGTCGCCGAGCATCTGCATTTCACGGATGCCGCCACGCACCTCGGAATCGCCCAACCGCCGTTGAGTCAGCAGATCCTGAAGCTCGAGCGCGAAATCGGCACGCCGTTGTTCATCCGTCATCCGCGCCGCGTCGAATTGACCGAAGCCGGGCGGCTGTTTCGCGAGCGTGCTCAACGTATCGTTGAAGATGCGCGAGAGGCTTTGGTCGAAGTGCAGAATGCGGGCCGCGGAGAGACAGGCCGGCTTTCGCTCGGTTTCGCGGGTTCCACGGTGTTCCATCCAGCCGTCGCGATGACGATGCAACGGTATCGTCACGCCTATGAGCGCGTGACGATCGGCTGCGAGGAAAGCAACAGCTCGCTGCTGCTCGACAAGGTCGCCGCGCGGCAACTCGATGCCGCCCTGGTGCGCATGCCGCTGAACTGCCGGGATTTGATCGTGCAACCGCTGGTCGAGGAAGACATGCTGGTCGTGCTGCCGGCAAGCCACCGGTTGAACCGGCGGCGGCGCGTCAATCTGGCAGACCTGGCGGACGACTCGTTTATCCTCTTTCCGCGGCCGATCGGCCCGGACCTGTATGACTCGATCATCAGCGCCTGCCGCGAAGCCGGCTTTGCGCCGTCTATCAGCATGGAGTCGCCACAGATCTCGTCGGCGGCCAACCTCGTGGCGGCAGGATTCGGCGTTGCGGTGGTGCCCGCGTCGATCCGGCAGATCCAGGTCGAAGGTGTGTCGTATCACGAACTGCAGGGCAAACCGCTTTCAACAGGTATTGCGCTGATCCATCGGCAGCGTGAGAAATCGCCGACCGTGCTGAACTTCGTGAGGATTTTGCGGCAGCAGCGCAGCGCATCCCGCACGACGTGA
- the dld gene encoding D-lactate dehydrogenase, which produces MSAAYAPLANQPAVAAQRLVADLRNIVGKKHTLTDDGATRRYRTGFRFGTGKALAVVRPGTVVEQWQVLQACIAANVIVITQASNTGLTGGSTPDGDDYDRDIVIVSTTRMKKVYLIDNGKQVVCLPGATLDQLEKVLKPLGREPHSVIGSSCIGASVFGGVCNNSGGALVQRGPAYTEMAAFAQVDATGRLSLVNHLGIELGESPDEILGRLERGEFSDADVRHDAGAGSDHGYATHVREIDADTPARFNADPQRLHEASGSAGKLMVFGVRLDTFPIEHSAKVFYIGTNRPDELTAIRRHALHGFKHLPISGEYLHRDAFDIAEKYGKDSFLAINYLGTSRLPALFGLKSRFDALFDRLGWFPSHFTDRVLQAVSRLFPNHLPPRMKQYRDKYEHHLMLKVAAYSVEETRAFLSRYFENASGGYFECTEEEGRKAFLHRFAAAGAAVRYRAVHPREVEDIVALDVALRRNDPDWIETLPPEIEKTIAIKLYYGHFLCHVFHQDYIVKKGNDCLEVEHKMWMLLDRRGAEYPAEHNVGHLYHAKPQLAAFYQQLDPCNCFNPGVGQMSKFAKYREAAG; this is translated from the coding sequence ATGTCAGCAGCGTATGCACCTCTCGCCAACCAGCCGGCCGTCGCGGCCCAAAGGCTCGTTGCGGATCTGCGCAACATCGTCGGCAAGAAGCACACCTTGACGGACGACGGCGCGACCCGCCGCTACCGTACGGGGTTTCGTTTCGGCACAGGCAAGGCGCTCGCGGTGGTACGTCCCGGCACGGTCGTCGAACAGTGGCAGGTGTTGCAGGCATGCATCGCGGCGAACGTGATCGTCATTACGCAGGCTTCGAACACGGGTCTCACGGGCGGCTCGACGCCTGACGGCGACGACTACGATCGCGACATCGTGATCGTCAGCACGACCCGGATGAAGAAGGTGTACCTCATCGACAATGGCAAGCAGGTGGTCTGCCTTCCGGGGGCGACGCTCGACCAGTTGGAAAAAGTGCTGAAGCCTCTCGGGCGTGAGCCTCATTCGGTGATCGGCTCGAGTTGCATCGGCGCGTCGGTATTCGGCGGTGTCTGCAATAACTCGGGGGGCGCGCTGGTGCAGCGTGGCCCGGCGTATACGGAAATGGCGGCCTTCGCGCAGGTCGACGCGACAGGCAGACTGAGCCTCGTCAATCACCTCGGCATCGAGCTCGGGGAGTCGCCCGACGAAATTCTTGGCCGGCTCGAGCGCGGCGAGTTTTCGGATGCCGACGTCCGGCACGACGCGGGCGCCGGGTCGGACCACGGTTACGCGACTCACGTGCGTGAGATCGACGCCGATACGCCGGCGCGTTTCAACGCCGATCCACAGCGACTGCATGAAGCGTCGGGCTCGGCCGGCAAACTGATGGTGTTCGGCGTGCGGCTCGACACGTTTCCGATCGAGCACAGCGCCAAGGTGTTCTATATCGGCACGAACCGGCCGGACGAACTCACGGCGATCCGCCGGCACGCGCTGCACGGCTTCAAACATCTGCCGATCTCGGGCGAATACCTGCATCGCGACGCTTTCGACATTGCAGAAAAGTACGGCAAGGATAGCTTCCTCGCGATCAACTATCTCGGCACGTCCAGACTGCCCGCGCTGTTCGGCTTGAAAAGCCGTTTCGATGCGCTATTCGATCGCCTCGGCTGGTTCCCTTCGCATTTCACCGACCGCGTCTTGCAGGCCGTAAGCCGGCTGTTCCCAAACCATTTGCCGCCGCGTATGAAGCAGTACCGTGACAAGTATGAGCATCATCTGATGTTGAAAGTCGCGGCCTACAGTGTCGAGGAAACGCGTGCGTTTCTCTCGCGCTATTTCGAAAACGCAAGCGGCGGTTACTTCGAATGCACCGAAGAAGAGGGCAGAAAAGCGTTCCTGCATCGCTTCGCCGCCGCGGGCGCCGCGGTTCGCTATCGTGCCGTGCATCCGCGGGAGGTGGAGGACATCGTCGCACTCGATGTGGCGCTGCGCCGCAACGATCCCGACTGGATCGAAACGCTGCCGCCGGAGATCGAAAAGACGATCGCGATCAAGTTGTACTACGGCCACTTCCTGTGCCACGTGTTCCACCAGGATTACATCGTCAAGAAGGGCAACGATTGCCTCGAAGTCGAACACAAGATGTGGATGTTGCTGGATCGACGCGGCGCGGAATATCCGGCGGAGCATAACGTCGGGCATCTGTATCACGCGAAGCCGCAGCTCGCCGCGTTCTATCAGCAGCTCGATCCTTGCAACTGCTTCAATCCGGGAGTCGGGCAAATGTCGAAGTTCGCGAAGTACCGCGAAGCGGCGGGTTGA
- a CDS encoding sensor histidine kinase: MTDTRVSPLRNFADYIRTERTRLTEQWMNAVFGDVDLIEADKLTYQQLADHLPEILEGLCEALDIEDLERVEPAIERNARKHGMVRWRQGYRIEELVRELDLFHQVLADALEEFAGLDNAFTRRHESRARRLIAETLSMVTLTSIKEVVSERDRKIDEYTGRLERANHELKLKQRLVSDLYESRMQITRSVVHDLRNFLNAFSIALQLIGRAPAKADTALTLANRQAADMKQLVDQIVEYSVVLGDGAALVLEQVDLRALYDELVAASRPSIEAKGLTLRAAFDPALPTVTSNRLKLKQIAVNLLSNATKYTKSGEVELDFAMAGESHWSIRVSDTGVGIAPSDADRVFDEFERAAGEDIPGTGLGLAIVKELCRVLNGHIDFVSREGVGTTFEIRFPLVLAEPE, from the coding sequence ATGACCGACACACGCGTTAGCCCCCTGCGCAATTTTGCCGATTACATTCGCACCGAGCGCACCCGGCTCACCGAACAATGGATGAACGCCGTCTTCGGCGACGTCGACCTCATCGAAGCGGACAAGCTCACCTACCAGCAACTGGCGGATCATCTGCCTGAGATTCTCGAAGGACTGTGCGAGGCGCTCGATATCGAAGATCTCGAACGGGTCGAGCCGGCTATCGAACGCAATGCGAGAAAACACGGCATGGTGCGCTGGCGCCAGGGCTACCGCATCGAGGAACTGGTGCGCGAACTCGATCTCTTCCATCAGGTGCTCGCCGACGCGCTCGAAGAATTCGCGGGCCTCGACAACGCGTTCACGCGCCGCCATGAGAGCCGCGCACGCCGCCTGATTGCCGAAACACTCAGTATGGTGACGCTCACGTCGATCAAGGAAGTGGTGAGCGAGCGGGACCGCAAGATCGACGAATACACCGGCCGGCTTGAACGCGCCAATCACGAACTCAAGCTGAAACAGCGTTTGGTGAGCGACCTGTACGAGTCGCGCATGCAAATTACGCGCAGCGTGGTCCATGATCTGCGCAACTTTCTGAACGCCTTTTCCATCGCACTGCAGCTGATCGGGCGCGCCCCCGCGAAAGCCGATACCGCGTTGACGCTGGCCAACCGCCAGGCCGCCGATATGAAACAGCTCGTCGATCAGATCGTCGAGTACTCCGTGGTGCTGGGCGACGGCGCCGCGCTCGTACTCGAACAGGTCGATCTGCGCGCGCTCTACGACGAACTGGTCGCCGCTTCGCGTCCGTCGATCGAGGCGAAAGGTCTCACGTTGCGTGCCGCCTTCGACCCCGCGTTGCCGACGGTCACGTCCAATCGCCTCAAGCTCAAACAGATCGCGGTCAACCTGCTCTCGAACGCCACCAAGTACACCAAGTCCGGTGAAGTCGAACTCGACTTCGCGATGGCCGGCGAGTCGCACTGGTCGATTCGCGTTTCCGATACCGGCGTGGGTATTGCGCCGTCGGACGCCGACCGCGTGTTCGACGAATTCGAGCGCGCCGCGGGCGAAGATATTCCGGGCACGGGGCTCGGTCTCGCGATCGTCAAGGAGTTGTGCCGGGTGTTGAACGGGCACATCGATTTTGTGTCGCGTGAGGGTGTAGGGACGACGTTCGAGATTCGCTTTCCGTTAGTGCTCGCGGAACCGGAGTAA
- a CDS encoding LysR family transcriptional regulator, with protein MELNDLAAFVSVARAGGFRDAARVGNVSASSLSIAVRRLEAKLGLRLLNRTTRSVAPTEAGLRLIEKLTPLFSEMEAALDVLNVFRDKPAGTLKLNVPASAARIVLPGLVAAFLKAYPDIRVEVVVEDGFVDVLSIGCDAGIRYDERLEQDMIAIPIGPRVQRFATAAAPGYLDAHGRPDHPGELLSHACLRGQFAGGAMPIWYFERDGEVLQLNPSGPLLVRPGAAIDLAISAAVAGVGVIHLFEDMLRPHLDSGALEPILEPWWQRFPGPFLYYPGRRHLPAPLRAFVDFLKAHDSPA; from the coding sequence ATGGAATTGAACGATCTGGCCGCATTCGTCTCGGTTGCCCGCGCAGGCGGCTTTCGGGACGCGGCGCGGGTGGGCAACGTCTCGGCGTCGAGCTTGAGCATCGCCGTGCGCCGCCTCGAAGCAAAGCTTGGTCTGCGGCTGCTCAACCGCACCACGCGCAGTGTGGCGCCGACTGAAGCCGGATTGCGCCTCATCGAGAAGCTCACGCCGCTCTTCAGCGAGATGGAAGCGGCGCTGGACGTGCTGAACGTATTCAGGGACAAGCCGGCCGGCACGCTCAAACTGAACGTGCCGGCCAGCGCCGCGCGGATCGTTTTGCCGGGCCTCGTCGCGGCGTTCCTGAAGGCCTATCCCGACATACGCGTCGAGGTCGTGGTCGAAGACGGGTTCGTCGACGTGCTGTCCATCGGCTGCGATGCGGGTATTCGCTATGACGAGCGACTCGAACAGGACATGATCGCGATTCCGATCGGGCCGCGCGTGCAACGCTTCGCCACCGCCGCGGCGCCGGGCTATCTCGACGCGCATGGGCGTCCGGACCATCCGGGCGAGCTGCTTTCGCATGCGTGCCTGCGCGGCCAGTTCGCGGGGGGCGCCATGCCGATCTGGTATTTCGAGCGCGATGGCGAAGTGCTGCAGTTAAATCCATCGGGGCCGCTGCTGGTGCGCCCCGGCGCGGCGATCGACCTCGCCATCAGCGCGGCCGTCGCCGGCGTGGGCGTCATTCATCTTTTCGAAGACATGCTTCGCCCACATCTGGACAGCGGCGCGTTGGAGCCGATTCTGGAACCGTGGTGGCAGCGTTTCCCGGGACCGTTTCTTTACTATCCGGGCCGTCGCCATTTGCCCGCGCCGTTGCGCGCGTTCGTCGATTTTTTGAAGGCGCACGATTCGCCTGCCTGA
- a CDS encoding aldo/keto reductase family oxidoreductase produces the protein MTLPTITDTFPLAGRPVRRMGYGAMQLAGPGVFGPPKDRKEAIAVLREAVASGVNHIDTSDFYGPHVTNQLIREALHPYPGDLVIVTKVGALRGSDGAWLPALEPEDIERGVHDNLRHLGLDVLEVVNMRMMGDVHVPAEGSLEKQVTALAELQRRGLVRHIGLSNVTATQIAQARRIAEIVCVQNHYNLVHRADDTLIDDLAQKDIAYVPFFPLGGFTPIQSSALSDIARTLGATPMQVALAWLLHRSPNLLLIPGTSSLGHLRENLQASQLSLTDEVCAQLDRIGGVSGKA, from the coding sequence ATGACCCTTCCCACCATCACGGACACTTTCCCGCTGGCCGGCCGCCCCGTGCGCCGCATGGGCTACGGCGCCATGCAACTGGCCGGACCCGGCGTATTCGGGCCGCCGAAAGATCGCAAGGAGGCGATCGCGGTGCTGCGCGAAGCCGTGGCGTCGGGCGTCAACCATATCGACACGAGCGACTTCTACGGGCCGCACGTGACCAACCAGCTGATTCGCGAAGCGCTGCATCCGTACCCCGGCGACCTCGTGATCGTCACCAAGGTCGGCGCGTTGCGCGGCAGCGACGGCGCGTGGCTGCCGGCGCTCGAACCGGAAGATATCGAGCGTGGCGTGCACGACAATCTGCGTCATCTCGGTCTCGACGTGCTCGAGGTCGTCAATATGCGGATGATGGGCGACGTGCACGTTCCCGCCGAAGGTTCGCTTGAAAAGCAGGTGACGGCCCTTGCCGAACTGCAACGCCGCGGGCTCGTTCGCCACATCGGTTTGAGCAACGTGACCGCGACGCAGATAGCGCAGGCGCGGCGCATTGCGGAAATCGTCTGCGTGCAGAACCACTACAACCTCGTTCATCGGGCGGATGACACGCTGATCGACGACCTCGCGCAGAAGGACATCGCGTATGTGCCGTTCTTCCCGCTCGGCGGTTTCACGCCGATCCAGTCGTCGGCGCTTTCGGACATCGCGCGAACACTTGGCGCGACGCCGATGCAGGTGGCGCTCGCGTGGCTACTGCATCGGTCGCCTAACCTTCTGTTGATTCCGGGCACGTCGTCATTGGGGCATCTGCGGGAAAATCTGCAGGCGTCGCAGTTGAGCTTGACCGACGAGGTGTGCGCTCAGCTGGACAGGATCGGCGGCGTTAGCGGCAAGGCGTGA
- a CDS encoding LysR family transcriptional regulator, with translation MSGIAMNNLRGLDLNLLITLDVLLSEHNVTRAAQRLNLSQPSVSVHLAKLRDVLGDPLLLPGPRGMRPTARAEALREPLREALEALERAVAPARPFNPAEANHTWRIAASDYVESTIILPALAGLRAAAPGARLSIVEAAPPRIARQAEQGEIDLAFHTSEGAPEGLRRRLLFAERYVLAGRAGHPRLKRRPTLAQFCKLEHVIVSPDGGGFTGVTDEVLAKAGLTRRVVLSVPHFLFMSSVLENTDLVGMLPARLARANSALRMVEPPVDVPGYEMAMLWHERSHRDPAHQWLREYIASSA, from the coding sequence ATGTCAGGTATAGCCATGAATAATCTTCGAGGGCTGGACCTCAACCTGCTGATCACGCTCGACGTGCTGCTGTCGGAGCACAACGTGACTCGCGCAGCGCAACGGCTAAACCTTTCGCAACCCTCCGTCAGCGTGCATCTGGCCAAACTGCGGGATGTGCTGGGCGACCCGTTGCTGCTGCCCGGACCTCGCGGCATGCGTCCTACCGCCCGGGCCGAGGCGTTGCGCGAACCCTTGCGCGAAGCACTCGAAGCGCTCGAGCGCGCCGTGGCGCCAGCCCGTCCGTTCAATCCCGCCGAAGCGAATCACACGTGGCGCATTGCCGCGAGCGACTACGTCGAATCGACGATCATCCTCCCCGCTTTGGCCGGCTTGCGCGCAGCGGCGCCGGGTGCGCGTCTCTCCATCGTCGAAGCGGCGCCGCCCCGCATTGCGCGGCAGGCGGAACAGGGAGAGATCGATCTGGCATTTCATACGAGCGAAGGCGCGCCCGAAGGGTTGCGCCGCCGTTTGTTGTTCGCCGAGCGCTACGTTCTGGCCGGCCGCGCCGGTCACCCACGCCTGAAGCGCCGGCCGACGCTCGCGCAGTTCTGCAAGCTCGAACATGTGATCGTGTCGCCGGACGGCGGCGGCTTTACCGGCGTGACGGACGAAGTGCTCGCGAAGGCCGGCCTGACACGCAGAGTCGTGCTGTCCGTGCCGCACTTTCTGTTCATGTCGTCGGTACTGGAGAATACCGACCTGGTGGGGATGCTGCCCGCGCGGCTCGCCCGCGCCAACAGCGCGCTGCGGATGGTCGAGCCGCCCGTGGATGTGCCGGGCTACGAGATGGCAATGCTCTGGCACGAGCGCTCGCACCGCGATCCCGCGCACCAATGGCTGCGAGAGTACATCGCAAGTTCGGCGTGA
- a CDS encoding NAD(P)H-dependent oxidoreductase, with amino-acid sequence MNVLLVYAHPEPKSLNGSLKEFAVKRLEDAGHTVQVSDLYAMKWKASLDADDSLAKERGERFDPSRDSKHAFENGLQSKDIEVEQEKLVWADAVILQFPLWWFTMPAILKGWVERVYAYGFAYGVGEHSDVRWGERYGEGKLAGKRAMLVVTTGGWESHYSPRGINGPMDDVLFPIQHGMLYYPGFDVLPPFVIYRTSRIDETNYPAVRDALGQRLDDLWKAAPIPFRAQNGGAYTIPDLTLRADIAPGTVGFGAHLEQD; translated from the coding sequence ATGAACGTTCTTCTTGTTTACGCGCACCCGGAACCCAAATCGTTGAACGGATCTCTCAAGGAGTTTGCGGTCAAACGTCTCGAAGATGCAGGGCACACCGTTCAGGTGTCCGACCTGTACGCGATGAAATGGAAAGCGTCGCTCGATGCTGACGACAGCCTGGCGAAAGAACGCGGCGAGCGGTTTGATCCGTCCCGTGACTCGAAGCATGCATTCGAGAATGGACTGCAGAGCAAAGACATCGAGGTCGAGCAGGAAAAACTCGTGTGGGCGGATGCCGTCATCCTGCAGTTTCCGCTCTGGTGGTTCACCATGCCGGCCATTCTCAAAGGCTGGGTCGAGCGCGTGTATGCCTATGGCTTTGCATACGGCGTCGGAGAGCATTCCGATGTGCGGTGGGGCGAACGCTACGGCGAGGGCAAGCTCGCCGGAAAGCGGGCGATGCTGGTGGTCACGACGGGCGGGTGGGAATCGCACTACAGCCCGCGAGGCATCAATGGTCCGATGGACGACGTGCTGTTTCCGATTCAGCACGGCATGCTGTATTACCCCGGCTTCGACGTGCTGCCGCCCTTTGTGATCTACCGGACGAGCCGCATCGACGAAACGAATTATCCCGCCGTGCGGGACGCGCTCGGACAGCGTCTGGACGATCTTTGGAAAGCTGCGCCGATTCCGTTCCGCGCTCAGAACGGCGGCGCATACACGATTCCGGATCTGACGTTGCGGGCCGATATTGCGCCCGGCACGGTAGGCTTCGGGGCGCACCTCGAGCAGGATTAG
- a CDS encoding alpha/beta hydrolase, which produces MNQTRAFWLILTLLFTTHAWAFQSRVVAIPSVAMHKSLAATVVLPDQYARGKGADRFPVVYLLHGSGGDYTDWTSNSQIGKLADRYHVILVMPDGGHESWYIDSPVDPRSRYETYVGTEVVTYVDAHFRTIAKREARAITGLSMGGFGALHIALDRPDEFGAAGSISGAVDPRGCENEPGIDRVFGDPARHADFWDNEAIVENARSLGNAHIALTIDCGVNDSLVQSNRTLHERLVELGVPHDYAERPGGHTWKYWANAVQYQVLFFAGAFKRNGSSAASAAA; this is translated from the coding sequence ATGAACCAAACTCGTGCGTTCTGGCTCATTCTGACGCTGCTATTTACGACGCATGCCTGGGCATTTCAGTCCCGGGTCGTCGCCATCCCGAGCGTCGCCATGCATAAGTCGCTCGCAGCGACAGTCGTGCTACCCGACCAATATGCGCGCGGCAAGGGGGCTGACCGCTTTCCGGTCGTCTATCTGTTGCACGGCTCGGGTGGCGACTACACGGACTGGACCTCGAACTCGCAGATCGGCAAGCTGGCCGACCGCTATCACGTGATACTGGTGATGCCCGACGGCGGCCACGAAAGCTGGTACATCGACAGTCCGGTCGATCCGCGCAGCCGTTACGAAACCTATGTGGGAACGGAGGTGGTTACCTACGTCGACGCGCATTTCCGCACGATCGCGAAGCGCGAGGCGCGTGCCATTACGGGCCTGAGCATGGGCGGATTCGGCGCCTTGCATATTGCGCTGGACCGCCCGGACGAATTCGGCGCGGCGGGCAGTATCAGCGGCGCGGTGGATCCGCGAGGCTGTGAGAATGAGCCCGGCATCGACCGGGTGTTCGGCGATCCGGCGCGGCACGCCGACTTCTGGGACAACGAGGCGATCGTCGAGAATGCGCGCAGTCTCGGCAACGCGCATATCGCGCTCACGATCGATTGCGGAGTGAACGATTCGCTGGTGCAGTCGAACCGAACGCTGCACGAGCGTCTGGTCGAACTCGGCGTGCCGCACGATTATGCGGAGCGGCCCGGCGGCCACACGTGGAAGTACTGGGCCAACGCGGTGCAGTATCAGGTACTGTTTTTCGCCGGCGCGTTCAAGCGCAACGGGAGCAGCGCGGCAAGCGCCGCGGCCTGA